Proteins from a genomic interval of Nostoc sp. TCL240-02:
- a CDS encoding Rab family GTPase, translating into MSTISKKICLFGDFGVGKTSLIRQFVECQFSDEYLSTVGVKISRKLVSVSEKDLLIKENLQLIIWDIEGSNKFKAVANNYFQGSKGAVIVGDVTQADTLAHIQKHIQTFLAVNPKSYIVVALNKSDMIASEYLESIRTTYQFTNQVNILDTYITSAKTGNNVDKIFQSLANRLI; encoded by the coding sequence ATGTCTACAATTTCTAAAAAAATATGCTTATTTGGTGATTTTGGGGTTGGTAAAACTAGTCTAATTCGCCAATTTGTGGAGTGTCAATTTAGTGACGAATATCTTTCAACTGTAGGAGTGAAAATTTCTCGAAAATTGGTTAGTGTTTCTGAAAAAGACTTACTTATTAAAGAAAACTTACAGTTAATAATTTGGGATATTGAAGGCAGTAATAAGTTTAAGGCAGTTGCTAACAATTATTTTCAAGGTTCTAAAGGTGCTGTGATAGTTGGTGATGTAACACAAGCAGATACGCTCGCTCATATCCAGAAACATATTCAAACTTTTTTAGCTGTTAATCCTAAAAGCTATATTGTTGTTGCACTGAACAAATCAGATATGATCGCATCTGAGTATTTAGAAAGCATTCGGACAACGTATCAATTCACTAATCAAGTTAATATATTAGATACATATATAACTTCAGCAAAAACTGGCAATAATGTTGATAAAATATTTCAATCTTTAGCTAATCGTTTAATTTAA
- a CDS encoding ATP-binding protein — MKSLLAKLLSICGIEYLIIDENLKIREMSLGINHFANIHNEVKPGQDVRIIFPELEGIEDIFDAILQGDQDNFELKGIMRSQDTASPLYIDIRITNNLQEDHYSNRIIIIIEDSTERMVLEQSLFQGANEANLLLRNLKASKQYIDQIVTSMADALLVTTLSGEIKKINYAAQILLQYNEIELIGQHITKVIKEVSNYQLIIKDTESINTHNQDINSLEQEVESVCYTKSGKTIPVAFSSSIVKTEIEHFQGYVYILRDMTERKQAELAKQEFLAMISHEVRTPISSVIGIASLLLYTELTDEQQDFVETIYTSGNSLLKIINDFLDFSKIQSGNLEFEEEPFSLRNCIHEALYMLAPTATEKGLKLTFLDTPELPTTIVGDITRLRQILINLLSNAIKFTETGGSIEVSVLTRKNSDINHSSIANTDEIQFSVKDTGIGIPRDRLERLFKAFSQVNSSITRQYGGTGLGLAICKQLCELMGGRIWVESELTVGSTFYFTITTSVIPKESEVKNQQLFLLSPCKSVPVSSSQSPDFYKLRILLTEDNQVNQKIALKQLKSLGYSADVAANGKEVLQLLEKIPYDLILMDCQMPVLNGLETTKEIHRWQESSFVSSRRPVVIAMTANAMKEDQQMCIDAGMNDYLSKPVIKEKLAAVLEHWGSVIFRARETDALEKTISTTDVGSVDLPIDWERLHQLSENNPEFELELLQIFVEDMQPRLELIKIAITDSDYEQLALQTHQIKGASANVGATTMHLTAQKLEQLAINQERRGTTHLISELEEFVKCIQEFLITR; from the coding sequence ATGAAATCATTGTTGGCAAAGCTATTATCTATATGTGGTATTGAATATTTGATAATTGATGAAAACTTGAAGATTCGAGAGATGTCTTTAGGAATAAATCATTTTGCCAATATTCATAATGAAGTGAAGCCAGGTCAGGATGTCCGGATTATATTTCCAGAATTAGAGGGAATTGAAGATATTTTTGATGCAATTCTACAGGGCGATCAAGATAATTTTGAATTAAAGGGAATTATGCGATCGCAAGATACGGCTTCTCCTTTATATATTGATATTCGTATTACTAATAACCTCCAAGAAGACCATTATAGCAATAGAATAATCATTATTATCGAAGATTCAACAGAACGGATGGTTCTTGAGCAATCTTTGTTTCAAGGTGCAAATGAAGCAAATCTTTTATTACGTAACCTAAAGGCTTCCAAACAATATATTGACCAAATTGTGACATCAATGGCAGACGCGTTGTTAGTGACAACACTATCAGGCGAGATAAAAAAAATAAATTATGCTGCACAAATTTTATTGCAATATAACGAAATAGAACTCATCGGTCAACATATTACAAAAGTTATTAAAGAAGTTAGCAACTATCAATTGATAATTAAGGATACTGAAAGTATTAATACACATAATCAAGATATAAACTCTTTAGAACAAGAGGTAGAAAGCGTTTGTTATACTAAAAGTGGTAAAACAATTCCTGTAGCTTTTTCATCCTCAATAGTGAAGACAGAAATTGAACATTTTCAAGGTTATGTTTACATTTTGCGAGACATGACTGAACGGAAGCAAGCGGAACTTGCTAAACAAGAATTCTTAGCCATGATTAGCCATGAGGTGCGGACTCCAATTTCATCGGTAATTGGTATAGCCAGTTTGTTGCTATATACTGAATTGACTGATGAACAGCAAGATTTCGTTGAAACCATTTACACAAGTGGAAATTCATTACTCAAAATTATTAACGATTTCCTTGACTTCTCCAAAATACAATCGGGGAATCTGGAATTTGAAGAGGAACCTTTTTCCTTGCGAAATTGCATTCATGAAGCTCTTTATATGCTTGCGCCTACAGCTACAGAAAAAGGTTTAAAATTGACATTTTTAGATACTCCTGAACTTCCTACTACAATTGTGGGAGATATCACCAGACTGCGCCAAATATTGATTAATTTACTCAGTAATGCTATTAAATTTACTGAAACTGGGGGGAGCATAGAAGTTTCAGTTCTAACCCGCAAGAATAGCGATATTAATCATTCTTCTATCGCAAATACTGATGAAATTCAGTTTAGTGTTAAAGATACAGGCATCGGAATTCCACGCGATCGCCTTGAACGTTTATTTAAAGCCTTCAGTCAAGTTAACTCCTCTATTACTCGGCAGTATGGGGGTACTGGGTTAGGTCTTGCTATCTGCAAGCAACTGTGCGAGTTAATGGGTGGCAGAATTTGGGTTGAAAGTGAGCTTACTGTAGGTAGTACATTTTACTTTACGATTACCACTTCTGTTATTCCAAAGGAGTCAGAAGTTAAGAATCAGCAATTATTTTTATTGTCCCCGTGTAAAAGCGTCCCTGTTTCTTCTTCTCAGTCTCCTGACTTCTATAAATTAAGAATTCTCTTAACTGAGGATAATCAAGTGAATCAAAAAATAGCCTTGAAACAACTCAAAAGTCTGGGTTATAGCGCTGATGTTGCTGCTAATGGGAAAGAAGTTTTGCAGCTATTAGAAAAAATCCCCTACGATTTAATTCTGATGGATTGCCAAATGCCAGTTCTCAACGGTTTAGAAACTACAAAAGAAATTCATCGTTGGCAAGAAAGCAGCTTTGTCAGTAGTCGTCGCCCTGTAGTAATTGCAATGACAGCTAATGCGATGAAAGAAGATCAACAAATGTGTATAGATGCAGGAATGAACGACTATCTGAGCAAGCCAGTAATCAAAGAAAAATTAGCTGCGGTGCTAGAACATTGGGGAAGTGTGATATTCAGGGCAAGAGAAACAGATGCTTTGGAGAAGACAATTTCTACAACAGATGTCGGTTCAGTTGACCTTCCAATTGATTGGGAACGCTTGCATCAACTCTCGGAAAACAACCCAGAATTTGAATTGGAACTACTGCAAATATTTGTTGAAGATATGCAACCTCGTTTAGAGCTAATTAAAATAGCGATCACAGATAGTGACTATGAGCAACTAGCGCTCCAAACCCATCAAATTAAGGGTGCTAGTGCCAATGTTGGAGCTACAACCATGCATTTAACAGCACAAAAGTTAGAACAATTAGCGATAAATCAAGAACGTCGAGGTACTACTCACTTAATATCAGAGTTAGAAGAGTTTGTTAAATGTATCCAAGAGTTTTTAATCACGAGATAG
- a CDS encoding OmpA family protein, which yields MTQVENSISQSVELKPEETVHLDNLVHLLVELKIIESPEQSFSSLPLENDYSNELIIEKIEVLQLTPVTLETCIPYLEPTFNFPQDISNLSKDIEEELEKNIEIFTIFEEKIDNSEDALQKLKDILVGYDISEINKTISKIEQKFINIEHQIYDPKELINLLLPCISELLRLKIAESKEEIAQIIAPIIDRAIHGRTEQEKSSMSAAIAPVIPLAITQQIIVAPEEVSDAIAPAIGRAIKKQIEIEQNIVVDALYPIIGSTIAKYMAETIRAINRQVEETLSVEGIKRKIRAKLQGVSEAELILKEALPFTIQAIFLIHKASGLIISDIQHSDVEKLEAEMVAGMLTAIRSFANDCINQSGSITELDAIEYGTSKIILEVAGYCYLAIVVRGEPSKKFIWKMRQVFSKIVKEYGDLIEKFDGDPDSIPFEVHTLLEELKNLGIQEKKKTKVSPILVLGLTVISAIFIPWGIWQYHSGVISSIENQTLLALTSVPELAVYRLSVQVEHNKIKLTGRLPNPLLRQKAEQIVKITSPNWLIDNQILLVEVPADPVLAAAEVKRVTAVLNQADDIAISAQYIAGKVTIEGTVNRIADAQIIANAFEQIPGVKSMSSAVRVQPPQIEVRFYFQPDSASLMKADTADKIQQVRFFLNQHPNKHLKIIGYSYDRTGVNKSQKLALARAKSVQQALIKLGIEPSHLQIIGRTNLPDGIDVTHPLWLSRCVTLEAINK from the coding sequence ATGACTCAGGTGGAAAATTCGATTTCTCAATCTGTTGAGTTAAAGCCAGAAGAAACTGTACATCTTGATAATTTAGTGCATCTACTAGTTGAACTCAAAATTATCGAATCACCTGAGCAATCTTTTTCTTCATTACCATTAGAAAATGATTATAGTAATGAATTGATTATAGAAAAAATTGAAGTATTGCAACTTACTCCGGTAACATTAGAAACATGTATACCTTATTTAGAGCCGACTTTTAATTTTCCTCAAGATATATCGAATTTATCAAAAGATATCGAAGAAGAATTAGAAAAAAATATTGAAATATTTACAATTTTTGAGGAAAAGATAGATAACTCAGAGGATGCATTGCAAAAATTAAAAGATATATTGGTCGGATATGATATATCAGAAATAAACAAGACTATATCTAAAATTGAACAAAAATTCATAAACATAGAGCATCAAATTTACGACCCTAAAGAGCTAATAAATCTACTACTACCTTGTATTTCTGAGCTTTTAAGGCTGAAAATTGCAGAATCAAAAGAGGAAATTGCACAGATTATTGCTCCGATTATTGATCGGGCTATTCACGGTCGAACTGAACAGGAGAAAAGTAGTATGAGTGCAGCGATCGCACCTGTTATTCCTCTGGCTATTACTCAGCAGATTATTGTTGCTCCAGAAGAAGTTTCAGATGCGATCGCTCCGGCAATAGGACGAGCCATAAAAAAGCAAATTGAAATTGAACAGAATATTGTGGTTGATGCACTCTACCCAATTATTGGTAGTACCATAGCCAAATATATGGCAGAGACAATCCGTGCCATTAACCGACAAGTTGAAGAAACCCTTAGCGTTGAAGGGATCAAACGTAAAATTCGTGCCAAGCTACAGGGAGTTTCGGAAGCAGAATTAATTCTTAAAGAAGCTCTGCCATTTACCATTCAAGCCATTTTTTTGATTCATAAAGCATCTGGTTTAATTATTTCAGATATTCAGCACTCTGATGTAGAGAAGCTAGAGGCTGAGATGGTAGCAGGAATGCTGACAGCAATTCGCAGCTTCGCCAATGATTGCATCAATCAATCAGGAAGTATAACAGAATTAGATGCAATTGAATATGGGACATCAAAAATAATTTTAGAAGTTGCAGGATACTGTTATTTAGCGATTGTTGTGCGAGGAGAGCCAAGCAAAAAGTTTATTTGGAAAATGCGGCAGGTTTTCAGCAAAATAGTTAAAGAATATGGTGATTTAATTGAAAAGTTTGACGGCGATCCAGATTCAATTCCTTTTGAAGTTCATACACTTCTAGAAGAACTAAAAAATTTAGGTATTCAGGAGAAAAAGAAAACAAAAGTTTCACCAATACTAGTATTAGGTTTAACAGTAATCAGTGCCATTTTCATTCCTTGGGGCATTTGGCAATACCATAGTGGAGTTATAAGTTCCATTGAAAATCAAACTTTGTTGGCTCTAACTTCTGTTCCCGAACTAGCCGTATATCGGCTCTCTGTACAAGTAGAACACAATAAAATAAAATTAACAGGACGATTGCCTAATCCACTTCTTCGTCAGAAAGCCGAGCAAATTGTCAAAATAACCTCTCCTAATTGGTTGATTGACAATCAAATTTTATTAGTAGAAGTACCAGCAGATCCTGTATTAGCTGCTGCTGAAGTCAAACGAGTCACAGCAGTTTTAAATCAAGCTGACGATATAGCAATTTCCGCTCAATACATTGCTGGTAAAGTAACTATTGAAGGAACTGTGAACCGAATTGCAGATGCTCAGATTATTGCTAATGCGTTTGAACAAATTCCAGGCGTAAAATCTATGTCTAGCGCGGTGCGAGTACAACCCCCACAGATCGAAGTTCGATTTTACTTTCAACCCGACTCAGCCAGTTTAATGAAAGCAGATACAGCAGATAAGATTCAACAGGTCAGGTTTTTCCTCAACCAGCACCCAAATAAACATTTAAAAATTATTGGTTATAGTTATGACCGTACTGGCGTGAATAAATCTCAAAAATTGGCCTTGGCGCGAGCAAAATCTGTACAACAAGCACTGATTAAATTAGGTATTGAGCCATCTCACCTACAGATCATTGGTAGGACAAATTTACCAGATGGAATTGATGTCACTCACCCATTGTGGTTAAGCCGCTGTGTCACTCTAGAAGCGATAAACAAGTAA
- a CDS encoding SpoIIE family protein phosphatase encodes MFKILVIDDDPIVRAVLKKTLQNQGYDTTVASNGKEGITQAKLLHPALIICDWMMSELDGLEVCRRIRTDPQLATTFFILLTARGAARGEEEDRVRGLDAGADEFISKPIEMNELKARVRAGLRLHQLNQDLQSQKEVLETLNQDLQTQKQILEAELAEAADYVRSLLPSPLAGAVTTENLFIPSAQLGGDCFDHYWIDEDNLAIYLLDVSGHGVGSALLSVSVLNVLRSQSLPNTNFCQPSEVLKALNHAFQMTKHGDKYFTIWYGVYHRLKRQLIYANAGHPPALLLSHTSTTSIQVKQLSSLDLPIGFLADVQFEDAIFQIEENSILYIFSDGVYEINQSDGRIWGIDAFIDLLTKYSRKDSCVLNQLLANILILNSQDNLDDDFSLVKVNFG; translated from the coding sequence ATGTTTAAAATTTTGGTTATTGATGATGATCCTATAGTGCGAGCAGTACTGAAAAAAACACTCCAAAATCAGGGTTATGATACCACTGTAGCGAGCAATGGCAAAGAAGGAATTACACAAGCAAAATTACTACATCCGGCTCTGATTATCTGTGACTGGATGATGTCCGAGCTAGATGGGCTAGAAGTGTGTCGTCGAATTAGAACAGATCCACAGTTAGCAACTACTTTTTTTATTCTATTGACGGCTAGGGGAGCAGCTCGAGGAGAGGAGGAAGATCGAGTTAGAGGACTTGACGCTGGAGCAGATGAGTTTATCTCTAAACCAATAGAGATGAATGAATTGAAAGCACGGGTGAGAGCAGGATTAAGATTACACCAGTTAAATCAAGATTTACAAAGTCAAAAAGAAGTTTTGGAGACACTCAATCAAGATTTACAAACCCAAAAGCAAATTTTGGAGGCAGAATTAGCTGAGGCTGCTGATTATGTGCGATCGCTCTTACCCTCACCGCTTGCAGGAGCAGTAACTACAGAAAATCTGTTTATTCCCTCAGCACAGCTAGGGGGTGATTGCTTTGACCATTATTGGATCGACGAGGATAATTTGGCAATTTATTTGTTGGATGTATCAGGTCATGGGGTGGGTTCAGCCCTCCTATCTGTATCGGTGCTGAATGTTTTGCGATCGCAATCTTTACCAAATACCAACTTTTGTCAACCCAGTGAAGTCCTAAAAGCGCTCAATCATGCCTTTCAAATGACGAAGCACGGTGATAAATACTTCACAATCTGGTATGGAGTTTATCACCGTCTGAAACGTCAGCTTATTTATGCCAACGCTGGACATCCACCAGCTTTACTGCTATCTCATACCTCGACAACAAGCATCCAAGTTAAACAGCTAAGTTCTTTGGATCTCCCAATCGGCTTTTTAGCTGATGTCCAATTTGAGGATGCTATTTTTCAGATCGAAGAGAACAGTATTTTATACATTTTTAGTGATGGTGTTTATGAAATTAATCAGTCAGATGGTAGAATTTGGGGTATTGATGCTTTCATTGACTTACTAACTAAATATAGTCGAAAAGATTCTTGTGTTCTCAATCAACTATTAGCGAACATCCTTATCTTAAATTCTCAAGATAATCTTGATGATGACTTCTCTTTAGTAAAAGTGAACTTTGGTTAG
- a CDS encoding anti-sigma regulatory factor, whose protein sequence is MKTKIYLKVNTDLTASPQVLFWFEQMNHPPISDKEIWWQCQTLLMEGFTNIVEHAHKKLPVETPIEIEAVRGNEYIEIRIWSQGEPFNLEEQLRQISEFDENEQDRGRGLKIMSTIADKLSYEPTGDNRYCLFISKYY, encoded by the coding sequence GTGAAAACTAAAATTTATCTAAAAGTCAACACAGACCTTACAGCATCGCCTCAAGTATTATTTTGGTTCGAGCAGATGAATCACCCACCTATTTCTGATAAAGAGATTTGGTGGCAATGTCAAACACTTTTGATGGAAGGCTTTACTAATATTGTTGAACATGCACACAAAAAATTACCTGTTGAAACTCCTATTGAAATAGAAGCTGTACGGGGAAATGAATATATAGAAATCCGCATTTGGTCTCAAGGTGAACCATTTAATTTAGAGGAGCAATTGCGGCAAATATCTGAATTTGATGAGAATGAGCAAGACCGGGGGCGGGGTTTAAAAATTATGTCTACCATTGCCGACAAATTAAGTTATGAGCCAACAGGAGACAATCGTTACTGTTTATTTATCAGTAAATATTATTAA